One segment of Synechococcus sp. MU1617 DNA contains the following:
- a CDS encoding RNA methyltransferase — protein MSLPDQLLLSDLLSHTVRCDLGLDHGPGVMAWMHPPVHRLLGWVSRPSALRMSRDVWRLNQCCGLSDQQVFVRGEPAVTDQVTLERLPTLMDAALLDRDGERIGSVVDLDFRPADGAILHYLIARSDPRLPGSSRWRLAPDRILDQQPGQIQTGLMGLDDLPMARASVRQDLLQRTQHWRDQLRSMGDRAGDRLEGWLDDSPIDELRSETRRSSLDDDEPEEVSGPEVWDDESWEETPTRRRREDEDPWV, from the coding sequence GTGTCGCTACCGGATCAGCTGCTTCTCAGTGATCTTCTGAGTCATACGGTTCGTTGTGATCTGGGCCTGGATCACGGGCCTGGGGTCATGGCTTGGATGCATCCGCCGGTGCATCGTCTGCTGGGCTGGGTCAGCCGTCCATCAGCCTTGCGCATGTCGCGGGATGTCTGGCGTTTGAACCAGTGTTGTGGTTTGAGCGATCAACAGGTTTTTGTGCGTGGCGAGCCGGCGGTCACCGATCAGGTGACCTTGGAGCGCTTGCCAACGCTGATGGATGCAGCCTTGCTGGACCGCGACGGTGAGCGGATCGGGAGTGTTGTTGACCTTGATTTTCGACCTGCCGATGGCGCGATTCTTCATTACCTAATCGCCCGCAGCGACCCACGTCTGCCGGGGAGTTCCCGATGGCGTTTGGCTCCCGATCGCATCCTTGATCAACAACCGGGTCAGATCCAAACCGGTCTGATGGGATTGGATGATCTGCCGATGGCCCGCGCCAGCGTTCGTCAGGATCTGCTCCAACGCACCCAACACTGGCGGGACCAGTTGCGTTCCATGGGTGACCGTGCGGGCGATCGCCTGGAGGGTTGGTTGGACGACTCGCCCATCGATGAGCTGCGATCGGAAACCAGGCGTTCTTCGCTTGACGATGATGAACCAGAGGAGGTGTCTGGACCTGAGGTCTGGGACGACGAAAGCTGGGAAGAGACCCCCACCCGCCGCCGCCGCGAGGACGAAGACCCCTGGGTCTGA
- the recN gene encoding DNA repair protein RecN — translation MLTGLLLQNIALIESLELEFSSGFTVLTGETGAGKSILLDALDAVLGGAQGSSGVRLLRTGSDRARIEAAFQLNPALEQWLTAADFDPEEELLISREWKRQEGDRYSSRCRLNGSTVNRQQLLELRPLLIDLTVQGQTQLLSRAGQQRLWLDRLGGSALAEVKARVADAWIEWRQAADALMALEQEQQRSEQERAEQEEQLEQLQAADLEDPDEQQRLEQDQDRLVHGVRLLEGLALLFGRIRDGVDQAPSLQDHFAACIQELQAMAQLDGSLEPLRDQALDLEAGVDGLLRSLDQYGLALESDPDHLERIQDRLSVLKRLQRRYGLDLAGLIQRRDELLQRLGSEGFAADLARLHQEENDRRQTRDQANAALRCERSKAAEALQASLLELLPPMGLANVRFKVDLTPCDPAEHGADAVQFLFSANPGQPMAPLTEVASGGEMSRFLLALKTTLAAVDGSSTLLFDEIDAGVSGRVSGAMADLLQTLARQRQVFCVTHQPLVAAVADHHFRVSKHVNDGVTHSRVSRLRDTQERRQELADLAGGDQADAYAASLLDQRTA, via the coding sequence GTGCTCACCGGTCTGCTGCTGCAGAACATCGCTCTGATTGAGAGTCTCGAACTTGAGTTCAGCTCGGGTTTTACGGTGCTCACCGGTGAGACCGGCGCAGGCAAGTCGATCCTTCTCGATGCCCTCGATGCGGTACTGGGTGGAGCGCAAGGTTCGAGTGGCGTTCGTCTGCTGCGGACTGGGTCGGATCGCGCCAGGATTGAAGCCGCATTTCAACTCAACCCAGCCCTCGAGCAGTGGTTGACCGCGGCGGATTTTGACCCCGAAGAGGAGCTTCTGATCAGCCGTGAATGGAAACGGCAGGAGGGTGATCGTTATTCCAGTCGCTGTCGTCTGAACGGCAGCACGGTGAACCGTCAGCAGTTGCTTGAGCTCAGGCCGCTGTTGATTGATCTCACTGTTCAGGGACAGACCCAGTTGTTGTCGCGGGCGGGGCAGCAACGGCTTTGGCTTGATCGTCTCGGTGGATCTGCATTGGCCGAGGTCAAAGCACGGGTGGCTGATGCCTGGATCGAATGGCGCCAGGCTGCAGATGCCCTGATGGCACTTGAGCAGGAGCAGCAGCGCTCCGAACAGGAGCGGGCTGAACAGGAAGAGCAGCTGGAGCAGCTTCAAGCTGCAGATCTCGAAGACCCAGATGAGCAGCAGCGGCTGGAACAGGATCAAGACCGCCTCGTCCATGGCGTGAGGCTGCTGGAGGGTCTGGCCTTGCTGTTTGGCCGAATTCGCGATGGTGTGGATCAGGCGCCTTCGCTGCAGGATCACTTCGCGGCGTGCATTCAGGAGCTGCAGGCCATGGCGCAGCTGGATGGTTCGCTTGAGCCTCTCCGTGATCAGGCTCTGGATCTCGAGGCTGGTGTGGACGGTTTGTTGCGCTCCCTCGATCAATACGGTCTGGCGCTTGAGAGCGATCCAGACCATCTGGAGCGGATCCAGGACCGCTTGTCGGTCTTGAAACGTCTGCAGCGTCGTTACGGGCTTGATCTGGCCGGCTTGATTCAGCGTCGCGATGAACTGCTTCAGCGTTTGGGATCGGAAGGCTTCGCGGCGGATCTCGCCCGCCTGCACCAGGAGGAAAACGACCGTCGCCAGACGCGAGATCAGGCCAATGCCGCCTTGCGTTGCGAGCGGTCCAAGGCGGCGGAGGCTTTGCAGGCGTCGTTGCTGGAGCTGTTGCCTCCCATGGGCTTGGCCAACGTGCGTTTCAAGGTGGATCTCACCCCCTGTGATCCGGCTGAGCATGGTGCGGACGCTGTTCAATTTCTGTTTTCCGCCAATCCCGGCCAACCGATGGCACCGCTGACGGAGGTGGCGTCCGGCGGTGAGATGTCTCGTTTTCTGCTTGCGCTCAAAACCACCCTTGCCGCGGTGGATGGCTCCAGCACGCTGCTGTTCGATGAGATTGATGCCGGCGTCAGCGGTCGCGTCAGTGGAGCGATGGCGGATCTCCTTCAGACCCTGGCCCGTCAGCGTCAGGTGTTTTGCGTCACCCATCAACCGCTTGTGGCAGCGGTTGCTGATCACCATTTCCGGGTGAGCAAGCATGTGAATGACGGTGTCACCCACTCGCGAGTGTCCCGACTGCGGGACACTCAGGAACGCCGCCAGGAGCTGGCAGACCTCGCTGGTGGCGATCAGGCCGATGCCTATGCAGCGAGCCTGCTGGACCAGCGAACAGCTTGA
- the uvrA gene encoding excinuclease ABC subunit UvrA codes for MARAAAKIADSAGPLATQDDVIRVRGARQHNLKNVDVTIPRNKLVVFTGVSGSGKSSLAFDTIFAEGQRRYVESLSAYARQFLGQVDKPDVDAIEGLSPAISIDQKSTSHNPRSTVGTVTEIQDYLRLLFGRAGEPHCPKCGRSIKPQSIDEMVDQILLLPEGTRYQLMAPVVRGKKGTHTKLISGLAAEGFARVRINGEVRELADNIELDKNHSHNIEVVVDRLVAREGIQERLTDSLRTALKRGDGLALVEVVPKKGEELPDGLERERLYSENYACPVHGAVMEELSPRLFSFNSPYGACEACHGIGHLRKFTVDRVIPDPSQPVYSAVAPWAEKDNSYYFSLLYSVGEAFGFEIKTPWNELTDEQRDVLLNGSREPILIQADSRYHKGKAGYTRPFEGILPILERQLRDASGESQRQKLEKYLELVPCASCAGQRLRPEALAVKVGPYRIPELTAVSVGQTLERIEKLMGVGAHEGLEPLLNARQIQIGDLVLREIRLRLKFLLDVGLDYLSLDRPAMTLSGGEAQRIRLATQIGAGLTGVLYVLDEPSIGLHQRDNDRLLNTLVRLRDLGNTLVVVEHDEDTIRAADHVVDIGPGAGVHGGHIVAEGSFDDLVASSESITGAYLSGRRSIPTPAERRQSGSRSLKLIDCNRNNLKNVSVEFPLGRLVSVTGVSGSGKSTLVNELLHPALENGLGLKVPFPQGLGELRGLKSIDKVIVIDQSPIGRTPRSNPATYTGAFDPIRQVFAATVEAKARGYQVGQFSFNVKGGRCEACRGQGVNVIEMNFLPDVYVQCDVCKGARFNRETLQVKYKGHTIADVLQMTVEQAAEVFDAIPQAADRLRTLVDVGLGYVKLGQPAPTLSGGEAQRVKLATELSRRATGKTLYLIDEPTTGLSFYDVHKLMDVMQRLVDKGNSIICIEHNLDVIRCSDWIIDLGPEGGDKGGEILVTGTPEEVAQHPTSHTGRYLSRVLEQHPPELLVPLAA; via the coding sequence ATGGCGCGAGCTGCTGCCAAGATCGCTGACTCAGCTGGCCCGCTGGCGACTCAGGACGATGTGATTCGAGTGAGGGGTGCCCGACAGCACAACCTCAAGAATGTCGACGTCACCATTCCCCGCAACAAGCTGGTGGTTTTCACCGGGGTGAGTGGAAGCGGCAAGAGTTCGCTCGCCTTCGACACGATCTTTGCGGAGGGGCAACGCCGCTACGTCGAAAGTCTCTCGGCTTATGCCCGCCAGTTCCTGGGGCAGGTGGACAAGCCCGATGTGGATGCCATCGAGGGCCTGTCTCCTGCGATCTCGATTGATCAGAAATCCACCAGTCACAACCCCCGTTCCACGGTGGGCACCGTCACCGAGATTCAGGATTATCTGCGTCTTCTGTTCGGCCGGGCTGGTGAACCCCACTGCCCCAAATGCGGCCGCTCGATCAAGCCGCAGAGCATCGACGAGATGGTCGATCAGATCCTGCTGTTGCCGGAAGGAACCCGCTATCAATTGATGGCGCCCGTGGTGCGCGGCAAAAAGGGAACCCACACCAAGTTGATCAGCGGCCTTGCGGCCGAAGGTTTCGCGCGGGTGCGCATTAACGGTGAGGTGCGCGAGCTGGCCGACAACATTGAGCTCGACAAGAATCACAGCCACAACATCGAGGTGGTGGTCGATCGCCTTGTGGCCCGTGAGGGGATTCAGGAGCGGCTAACCGATTCGCTGCGCACGGCTCTCAAACGTGGAGATGGTCTGGCGTTGGTGGAGGTGGTGCCCAAGAAAGGTGAGGAGCTTCCTGATGGCCTTGAGCGGGAGCGGCTCTATTCCGAGAATTACGCCTGCCCCGTGCATGGGGCTGTGATGGAGGAGCTCTCACCACGGCTGTTTTCGTTCAACAGCCCTTACGGCGCCTGTGAGGCTTGCCATGGCATTGGCCATCTGCGCAAGTTCACTGTTGACCGGGTGATCCCGGATCCATCTCAGCCGGTGTACTCCGCTGTTGCTCCCTGGGCCGAGAAAGACAACAGCTATTACTTCTCACTGCTCTACTCAGTGGGAGAAGCCTTTGGTTTCGAGATCAAGACCCCATGGAATGAACTCACTGATGAACAGCGGGATGTGCTGCTCAATGGAAGCCGCGAACCGATTCTGATCCAGGCTGATAGCCGCTACCACAAGGGCAAAGCCGGTTACACCCGCCCGTTTGAGGGCATTCTTCCGATTCTTGAGCGTCAGCTTCGCGACGCCAGCGGCGAGTCCCAGCGCCAGAAACTTGAGAAGTATCTGGAGTTGGTGCCCTGTGCCAGCTGTGCTGGTCAGCGGCTCCGCCCCGAAGCCCTGGCGGTGAAGGTGGGGCCCTATCGGATTCCAGAGCTCACGGCCGTCAGCGTCGGTCAGACCCTGGAACGGATCGAAAAATTGATGGGTGTGGGCGCTCATGAGGGTTTAGAGCCCCTGCTGAATGCTCGTCAGATCCAGATCGGTGATTTGGTGCTCCGGGAAATCCGCCTACGTCTGAAGTTCCTGCTCGATGTTGGCCTGGACTACCTGAGCCTGGATCGACCGGCGATGACGCTCTCCGGTGGTGAAGCCCAGCGCATTCGCCTGGCCACCCAGATTGGTGCTGGTCTCACCGGGGTGCTTTACGTGCTCGATGAGCCGAGCATCGGCCTGCATCAGCGGGATAACGACCGCCTCTTGAACACGTTGGTGCGGCTCAGGGATCTCGGAAACACCCTGGTGGTGGTCGAACACGATGAAGACACCATTCGTGCTGCCGATCACGTGGTGGACATCGGCCCTGGTGCCGGGGTCCATGGGGGTCACATCGTTGCGGAGGGAAGTTTCGATGACTTGGTGGCGAGCAGCGAATCCATCACCGGCGCTTACCTGAGCGGCCGTCGCTCGATTCCAACGCCGGCCGAACGTCGCCAGAGCGGTTCACGCTCACTCAAGTTGATCGATTGCAACCGCAACAACCTCAAGAACGTTTCGGTTGAGTTCCCCTTGGGTCGGCTCGTGTCTGTCACCGGGGTGAGCGGCAGCGGCAAGAGCACCCTGGTGAATGAGCTCCTGCATCCGGCTTTGGAGAACGGACTGGGTCTCAAGGTCCCCTTCCCTCAAGGGTTGGGAGAACTAAGGGGGTTGAAGTCGATCGACAAGGTGATCGTGATCGACCAGAGCCCGATCGGACGGACACCCCGCTCCAACCCAGCCACCTACACCGGTGCCTTTGATCCAATCCGTCAGGTGTTTGCCGCCACGGTGGAGGCCAAGGCCCGTGGTTATCAGGTGGGGCAGTTCAGTTTCAACGTAAAGGGCGGCCGCTGTGAGGCCTGTCGCGGTCAGGGCGTGAACGTGATTGAGATGAACTTCCTTCCGGATGTGTACGTCCAATGCGATGTCTGCAAGGGCGCTCGGTTCAACCGTGAAACCCTGCAGGTGAAATACAAGGGCCACACCATTGCGGATGTGCTCCAAATGACGGTGGAGCAGGCCGCTGAAGTCTTCGATGCAATTCCTCAGGCGGCAGATCGCTTGCGCACGCTGGTGGATGTGGGCCTGGGCTACGTCAAGCTCGGCCAGCCGGCGCCAACACTTTCGGGGGGTGAGGCCCAGCGGGTGAAGCTTGCAACGGAGCTTTCACGGCGTGCCACCGGTAAGACCCTTTATCTGATTGATGAACCCACCACCGGCCTCAGCTTTTACGACGTGCACAAGCTGATGGATGTGATGCAGCGCCTAGTGGACAAGGGAAATTCGATCATCTGCATCGAGCACAATCTTGATGTGATCCGTTGCAGCGACTGGATCATCGATCTCGGCCCTGAAGGCGGTGACAAGGGTGGCGAGATCCTGGTCACCGGCACTCCAGAGGAGGTCGCCCAGCATCCCACTAGTCACACCGGCCGTTACCTCAGCCGGGTTTTGGAGCAGCATCCACCAGAACTACTCGTTCCCCTGGCGGCTTGA
- a CDS encoding AarF/ABC1/UbiB kinase family protein: protein MAQELGDFIEAAGLLEYDPAAITRIYAGHPQRLIRRLWQTLVPIGLLLLGVAFDWIFQLLKDEERARGRARECAELLVDLGPAFIKAGQALSTRPDIVPPLLLEELAQLQDQLPGFDSGLAMACIEEDLGAPVDDIFEQLDREPISAASLGQVHKGNLKGGARVAVKVQRPGLREQITLDLYIVRNIAAWLNSNIGLIRSDLVALIDELGRRVFEEMDYLNEASNAETFAELHQHNPRIAVPTIYRSATSRRVLTMEWIDGVKLTNLEAVRELGVDPDDMVEVGVNCSLQQLLEHGFFHADPHPGNLLALEDGRLCYLDFGMMSEVSRESRTGLIQAVVHLVNRNFGKLSKDFVTLGFLAEDVNLEPIVPAFEKVFSQALEAGVNRMDFKAVTDDMSGVMYKFPFRVPPYYALIIRSLVTLEGIALSVDPNFKILGAAYPYFARRLMEDPDPQLRQSLKEMLFDGDAFRWTRLENLVSSAASQAQLDLEALLDQLLDFLFSPKAGLLRDQLVTATVERLDALGWSTMQRLGRRLPKRLQPSAIAQTPPGLSDPLMQLEPVRELIQVLQSLPGFTPDLLLRRMPRVLNEPSTRRMGFKVAQGLAERGVVRLVRVAAGVPA, encoded by the coding sequence ATGGCGCAGGAGCTCGGGGATTTCATCGAAGCGGCGGGATTGCTCGAGTACGACCCCGCCGCCATCACACGTATTTATGCAGGCCATCCCCAGCGACTGATCCGCCGGCTCTGGCAAACGCTGGTGCCCATCGGCCTGTTGCTTCTGGGCGTTGCCTTCGACTGGATCTTCCAGTTGCTGAAAGATGAAGAACGGGCCCGGGGCCGAGCCCGCGAATGCGCTGAATTGCTGGTGGATCTTGGCCCCGCCTTCATCAAAGCCGGCCAGGCCCTCTCCACCCGACCCGACATCGTCCCCCCGCTGCTGCTGGAAGAACTGGCTCAGCTGCAAGACCAATTGCCCGGCTTCGATAGCGGCCTGGCCATGGCCTGCATCGAAGAAGACCTCGGCGCACCGGTGGATGACATTTTCGAGCAGCTGGACCGGGAACCGATTTCAGCCGCCTCGCTGGGTCAAGTGCACAAAGGAAACCTCAAAGGTGGCGCCAGGGTGGCGGTGAAGGTGCAACGCCCGGGGTTGCGCGAACAGATCACCCTGGATCTGTACATCGTGCGAAACATCGCCGCCTGGTTGAACAGCAACATCGGATTGATCCGCAGTGACCTCGTCGCACTGATCGACGAGCTGGGGCGACGGGTGTTTGAGGAGATGGACTACCTCAACGAGGCCTCGAACGCTGAGACCTTCGCTGAGCTGCATCAGCACAACCCTCGAATCGCTGTTCCCACGATCTATCGCAGCGCCACCAGCCGCCGCGTGCTGACGATGGAGTGGATCGACGGTGTCAAGCTCACCAACCTTGAAGCGGTTCGGGAGCTCGGTGTAGACCCCGACGACATGGTGGAGGTGGGCGTGAACTGCAGCCTTCAACAGTTGCTGGAGCATGGCTTCTTCCATGCCGATCCCCACCCCGGCAATCTTCTGGCCCTTGAGGACGGACGCCTCTGTTATCTCGACTTCGGGATGATGAGCGAGGTGAGCCGCGAATCACGCACCGGCTTGATTCAGGCGGTTGTCCATCTTGTAAACCGGAACTTCGGGAAGCTCTCCAAAGACTTCGTCACCCTGGGGTTCTTGGCGGAAGACGTGAACCTGGAACCGATTGTTCCCGCCTTTGAAAAGGTCTTCAGCCAGGCCTTGGAAGCCGGCGTCAACCGCATGGATTTCAAAGCGGTCACCGACGACATGTCCGGTGTGATGTACAAATTCCCCTTCCGGGTGCCCCCTTACTACGCCCTGATCATTCGGTCGCTGGTCACCCTTGAGGGCATCGCCCTGAGTGTGGATCCCAACTTCAAGATCCTCGGTGCTGCCTACCCGTACTTCGCCCGGCGGCTGATGGAAGATCCCGATCCCCAGCTGCGTCAGAGCCTTAAGGAAATGCTGTTCGACGGTGACGCCTTCCGCTGGACCCGCCTTGAAAATCTGGTGTCGAGCGCTGCCAGCCAGGCCCAGCTGGATCTGGAAGCCTTGCTCGATCAACTGCTCGATTTCCTGTTCTCACCCAAGGCAGGACTACTTCGGGATCAACTGGTGACCGCCACCGTGGAACGGTTGGACGCCCTGGGTTGGTCAACGATGCAACGCCTGGGTCGACGCCTCCCCAAACGACTGCAACCCTCCGCCATTGCCCAGACACCTCCAGGGCTCTCCGATCCACTGATGCAACTGGAGCCGGTGCGGGAGTTGATTCAGGTGTTGCAGTCGTTGCCTGGATTCACACCCGACCTTCTGCTTCGTCGGATGCCAAGGGTGCTCAACGAACCCAGCACCCGACGCATGGGCTTCAAGGTGGCTCAGGGGCTGGCCGAACGGGGAGTTGTCCGCCTGGTGCGGGTCGCCGCTGGAGTTCCTGCCTAA
- a CDS encoding alpha/beta hydrolase, whose amino-acid sequence MLPKPFSRSSLLAAAAGLGLSLGSVMQPLNAATEVALVSGAFRRSIPVKEIEHLAETGEATGLLEDLLELSGQDPNEVSQMLNQSLELPLVLTSRLINTRIGEAILRRVARIIHPIYTPEPEVSVPAIRAGVISGLQSEDGLTAVSFLKGYPNGVMAVNLPALFGVIEKAESIAGLVQFFSDSPLDGLKEAQP is encoded by the coding sequence ATGCTCCCCAAGCCCTTCAGTCGTTCCTCTCTGCTGGCCGCGGCGGCGGGACTTGGGCTCAGTTTGGGCAGCGTGATGCAACCTCTGAATGCCGCCACGGAGGTCGCCCTGGTGAGTGGGGCCTTCCGTCGCTCCATTCCCGTCAAGGAAATTGAACACCTGGCCGAAACCGGTGAAGCCACCGGCCTGCTGGAGGATCTGCTTGAACTCTCCGGGCAGGACCCCAATGAGGTGTCGCAGATGCTTAACCAGAGCCTCGAGCTTCCCTTGGTGCTCACAAGCCGTCTGATCAACACACGGATCGGTGAGGCCATCCTGCGTCGTGTTGCACGCATCATTCATCCGATCTACACACCGGAACCTGAAGTGAGTGTTCCGGCGATCCGCGCCGGAGTGATCAGTGGATTGCAGAGTGAAGATGGGCTGACTGCCGTGAGCTTTTTGAAGGGCTACCCCAATGGCGTGATGGCGGTGAATCTTCCGGCTCTGTTTGGGGTGATCGAAAAAGCAGAATCGATCGCCGGCCTGGTGCAGTTTTTCTCCGACTCCCCCTTGGACGGATTGAAGGAAGCGCAACCCTGA
- the thrC gene encoding threonine synthase codes for MQDWPGLIEAYRSWLPVSDATPVISLREGATPLIPVPSVAEQIGKGVKVFVKYDGLNPTGSFKDRGMTMAISKAKEAGCEAVICASTGNTSAAAAAYARRGGMRAFVLIPDGYVAQGKLAQALVYGAEVLAIRGNFDRALDIVREAAEKYPVTLVNSVNPYRLQGQKTAAFEIVDALGDAPDWLCIPMGNAGNITAYWMGFQEYQQAGRSRSLPRMMGFQASGSAPLVNGTTVTDPETIATAIRIGNPVNRAKALAAREASNGAFLDVTDAEIIAAYKLLGGQEGIFCEPASAASVAGLLKRKNEVPAGATVVCVLTGNGLKDPDCAISNNDASFHTDLNPDLGTVASVMGF; via the coding sequence ATGCAGGACTGGCCTGGACTGATCGAGGCCTATCGCAGCTGGCTGCCCGTCAGCGATGCGACCCCGGTGATCAGCCTGCGCGAAGGAGCCACCCCTCTGATTCCCGTCCCATCTGTTGCGGAACAGATTGGCAAGGGCGTGAAGGTGTTTGTGAAGTACGACGGCCTGAACCCCACAGGGTCCTTCAAGGACCGGGGCATGACCATGGCCATCAGCAAAGCCAAGGAAGCCGGTTGTGAAGCGGTGATTTGTGCCAGCACGGGCAACACCAGTGCTGCTGCAGCGGCCTATGCCAGGCGGGGAGGGATGCGCGCCTTCGTCTTGATCCCTGACGGCTATGTCGCCCAGGGAAAACTTGCTCAGGCTCTTGTATACGGAGCTGAGGTCTTGGCGATCCGCGGCAACTTCGACCGCGCTCTCGACATCGTTCGGGAAGCGGCAGAGAAGTATCCCGTCACCCTGGTGAACTCGGTTAATCCCTACCGGCTGCAGGGCCAAAAGACGGCGGCCTTCGAAATCGTGGATGCCCTCGGAGATGCACCTGACTGGCTGTGCATTCCCATGGGCAACGCAGGGAATATCACCGCCTATTGGATGGGTTTTCAGGAATATCAGCAGGCCGGCCGGAGCCGCAGTCTTCCCCGAATGATGGGATTCCAGGCCAGCGGATCAGCCCCACTGGTGAACGGCACCACGGTGACGGACCCCGAAACCATCGCCACCGCCATTCGCATTGGCAACCCGGTGAACCGAGCCAAGGCCCTGGCAGCACGCGAAGCCAGCAACGGTGCATTCCTGGATGTCACTGATGCGGAGATCATCGCGGCCTACAAGCTTCTGGGCGGCCAAGAGGGAATCTTCTGCGAACCGGCCAGCGCTGCCTCTGTGGCAGGCCTGCTCAAGCGCAAAAATGAAGTTCCAGCCGGAGCCACAGTGGTCTGCGTTCTGACCGGCAACGGCCTCAAGGATCCCGACTGCGCCATCAGCAACAACGACGCCTCGTTCCACACCGACCTCAATCCCGATCTGGGGACCGTCGCCAGTGTGATGGGCTTCTGA
- the dnaN gene encoding DNA polymerase III subunit beta yields the protein MKVVCSQSELNGALQLVSRAVATRPTHPVLANVLLTADAGSNRLSLTGFDLSLGIQTSLAASVETSGAITLPARLLGEIVSRLSSDSPITLAVDDSGEQVQLTSLSGSYQMRGMSADDYPDLPMVESGMTLKLQPERLVQALKGTLFASSADEAKQLLTGVHLKFNQRALEAAATDGHRLAVLNVDDALQDAAVTDAVDDEGFAVTLPSRSLREVERLMASWRSDEPVSLFCDRGQVVFLAADQMVTSRTLEGTYPNYGQLIPDGFTRTFGMDRRALIAALERIAVLADQHNNVVKFSSQPEDGVVQISADAQDVGSGSESLPANLEGDAMQIAFNVRYLLDGLKAMGSDRIVLHCNAPTTPAVLRSDDVPEAFTYLVMPVQIRS from the coding sequence ATGAAGGTGGTCTGTTCACAGTCCGAACTGAATGGCGCTCTGCAGTTGGTGAGCCGTGCGGTCGCCACACGCCCCACCCATCCGGTTTTGGCCAATGTGCTTCTCACCGCCGATGCCGGCAGCAACCGCCTAAGCCTCACTGGTTTTGACCTAAGCCTCGGAATTCAGACGTCTCTCGCCGCCAGCGTGGAAACCAGCGGCGCCATCACACTTCCGGCCCGGTTGCTGGGAGAGATTGTGTCCCGCTTGTCCAGCGATTCTCCGATCACACTTGCCGTTGATGATTCCGGTGAGCAGGTTCAGCTCACCAGCCTCAGCGGCAGCTATCAGATGCGCGGCATGAGCGCCGATGACTATCCCGACCTTCCGATGGTGGAGAGCGGCATGACGCTCAAACTGCAACCTGAACGGTTGGTGCAGGCGCTCAAAGGCACCCTTTTCGCTAGCAGCGCTGATGAAGCAAAGCAACTGCTCACCGGCGTCCATCTCAAGTTCAACCAGCGGGCTCTGGAAGCGGCTGCCACCGATGGGCACCGTCTTGCCGTGCTCAATGTTGATGATGCTCTGCAGGATGCTGCCGTAACCGACGCTGTGGATGACGAGGGTTTCGCGGTGACGCTCCCATCGCGCTCGCTGCGGGAGGTGGAGCGGCTGATGGCGTCCTGGCGGTCCGATGAACCCGTCAGTTTGTTCTGTGATCGCGGCCAGGTGGTGTTTCTTGCGGCCGACCAGATGGTCACCAGCCGCACCTTGGAAGGCACCTATCCCAATTACGGCCAGCTGATCCCTGATGGTTTCACCCGCACCTTTGGAATGGACCGTCGCGCCCTGATTGCAGCTTTGGAGCGGATTGCTGTACTGGCTGATCAACACAACAACGTTGTGAAATTCAGCAGTCAGCCTGAGGACGGTGTTGTCCAGATCAGTGCAGATGCGCAGGATGTGGGCAGTGGCTCTGAGTCGCTTCCCGCCAACTTGGAGGGTGACGCCATGCAGATTGCCTTCAATGTTCGTTATCTGCTGGATGGCCTGAAAGCCATGGGCTCTGATCGGATTGTTCTGCATTGCAACGCGCCCACCACGCCGGCCGTGCTCCGCTCCGATGACGTGCCTGAAGCCTTCACCTATCTGGTGATGCCCGTTCAGATTCGTTCCTGA